In Nonomuraea sp. NBC_00507, the following are encoded in one genomic region:
- a CDS encoding NUDIX hydrolase yields MTKIPLRRIAARALPIDDQDRVLLLYGFDPERPERPYWFTVGGALEDGETPAEAAARELYEEAGIRVGVEEFGAPFGARTIEFSWAGYAITQDQVFLTVRVGDAVVSFEHMEQIEKDTTIGYRWWSVEELESAEEVFHPEDLAALLRKVIAGGGVA; encoded by the coding sequence GTGACGAAGATTCCCCTGCGGCGCATCGCGGCGCGTGCTCTGCCCATCGATGATCAGGACCGGGTGCTCCTGCTGTACGGATTCGATCCCGAGCGCCCCGAGCGGCCGTACTGGTTCACAGTCGGCGGGGCCTTGGAGGACGGTGAGACGCCGGCTGAGGCCGCCGCGCGTGAGCTGTATGAGGAGGCCGGGATTCGGGTTGGCGTCGAGGAGTTCGGCGCGCCGTTCGGGGCCCGCACGATCGAGTTCTCCTGGGCGGGCTACGCCATCACGCAGGACCAGGTCTTTCTCACGGTACGGGTGGGTGACGCGGTCGTGTCGTTCGAGCACATGGAGCAGATCGAGAAGGACACGACGATCGGCTATCGGTGGTGGAGTGTCGAGGAGCTCGAAAGTGCCGAGGAGGTCTTCCATCCCGAGGATCTTGCGGCCCTCCTGCGGAAGGTCATTGCGGGTGGAGGAGTCGCGTAG